One Bradyrhizobium sp. CCGB12 genomic window carries:
- a CDS encoding penicillin-binding protein 2 encodes MSTIPRPKLPERWRHNLIRNLLYGHNVDRAAKARARVGFVMLAFAAVHLIIGGRLVMFAIGADAHSGRRAAAQDVVATARPDIIDRNGEILATDVKAASLFGEPRRIIDKDEAIELLTATVPDLDEAEVRERLSARKGFVWLKREITAKQQQDIHKLGLPGIGFLRENKRVYPTGNEVAHLIGLVNIDNQGIAGMEKWLDNQGLADLHRAGFATDRLQNPIELSVDLRVEHALRDELLKAKEKFHTKAASGLVANVNTGEIIAMVSVPDFDPNNPKEAHDPDRINRLTTGVYEMGSTFKAFTLAMALDTGKYGLDSLWDARGPLHYGKFAIHDDEPKGRFLNMKEVFTFSSNVGAARIALSQGVEAHKAFLRKMGQLDRLRTELPESASPILPRRWSELNTITIAFGHGMAVAPLQAVMGVSALANGGLLIPPTFLRRSEEEARAIAKRVIKPETSDKMRFLMRLNAEIGTAKRANVPGYYIGGKTGTAEKVVNGRYAKKRVLTAFTAILPADKPKYQLLIMLDEPQPLKETYGQIASGWNAVPTAGNVIARIGPLLGIEPRYDLPPADRLILAASTARQ; translated from the coding sequence ATGAGCACCATACCCCGGCCAAAACTACCTGAACGGTGGCGGCACAATCTCATCCGCAATCTGCTCTATGGGCATAACGTCGACCGCGCCGCGAAGGCGCGGGCGCGCGTCGGCTTCGTGATGCTTGCCTTTGCCGCCGTCCATCTCATCATCGGCGGCCGGCTCGTGATGTTCGCGATCGGCGCCGACGCGCATAGCGGACGTCGCGCCGCGGCGCAGGACGTGGTGGCAACTGCGCGCCCCGACATCATCGACCGCAACGGCGAGATACTTGCGACCGACGTCAAGGCGGCGAGCCTGTTCGGCGAACCGCGCCGCATCATCGACAAGGACGAGGCGATCGAGCTTCTGACCGCGACTGTGCCCGACCTCGACGAAGCCGAGGTGCGCGAGCGCCTGTCGGCGCGCAAGGGGTTCGTCTGGCTAAAGCGCGAGATCACGGCGAAGCAGCAGCAGGACATCCACAAGCTCGGTTTGCCCGGCATCGGCTTCCTGCGCGAGAACAAACGCGTCTATCCGACCGGCAATGAGGTTGCCCACCTCATCGGTCTCGTCAACATCGACAACCAGGGCATCGCCGGCATGGAGAAGTGGCTCGACAATCAAGGGCTCGCCGATCTCCACCGCGCAGGCTTTGCCACCGACCGGCTGCAGAACCCGATCGAGCTGTCGGTCGATTTGCGCGTCGAGCACGCGCTGCGCGACGAGCTGCTCAAGGCCAAGGAGAAATTCCACACCAAGGCGGCCTCCGGGCTTGTCGCCAACGTCAACACCGGCGAAATCATCGCGATGGTCTCGGTGCCGGATTTCGATCCGAACAATCCGAAGGAAGCGCACGACCCCGACCGCATCAACCGTCTGACCACCGGCGTCTATGAGATGGGCTCGACCTTCAAGGCATTCACCCTCGCGATGGCGCTCGACACCGGCAAGTACGGTCTCGACTCGCTGTGGGACGCGCGCGGACCGCTGCACTACGGCAAGTTCGCAATCCATGACGACGAGCCGAAAGGCCGTTTCCTGAACATGAAAGAGGTGTTCACGTTCTCCTCCAACGTCGGCGCGGCGCGGATTGCGCTGTCGCAGGGGGTGGAAGCGCACAAGGCGTTCTTGCGCAAGATGGGGCAGCTCGATCGGCTGCGCACCGAGCTGCCGGAGAGCGCCTCGCCGATCCTGCCGCGGCGCTGGAGTGAGCTGAACACCATCACCATTGCGTTCGGCCACGGTATGGCGGTGGCGCCGCTACAGGCGGTGATGGGCGTCAGTGCGCTGGCGAACGGCGGCCTTCTGATTCCCCCGACCTTCCTAAGGCGCTCCGAGGAGGAGGCGCGGGCGATCGCAAAGCGCGTGATCAAGCCCGAGACCTCGGACAAGATGCGGTTCCTGATGCGGCTGAACGCAGAGATCGGCACCGCCAAGAGGGCGAATGTTCCCGGCTACTACATTGGCGGCAAGACCGGCACTGCGGAAAAGGTAGTCAACGGCCGCTATGCCAAGAAGCGGGTGCTGACGGCGTTCACTGCCATCCTGCCGGCGGACAAGCCGAAATATCAGCTCCTGATCATGCTCGACGAGCCGCAGCCGCTGAAGGAGACCTACGGCCAGATCGCGTCGGGCTGGAACGCCGTTCCGACCGCGGGCAATGTCATCGCCCGTATCGGACCGCTTCTCGGCATCGAGCCCCGCTACGACCTGCCGCCTGCGGACCGCCTTATTCTTGCAGCTTCAACAGCGCGTCAGTAG
- a CDS encoding NADPH-dependent FMN reductase yields the protein MSSRILVLYGSYRSDRMGVRLANFVINGLRSRGEDVEFIDAKAIGLPMLDRMYKEHPKGSAPEALEKLAGQIRGADGFVFVTGEYNWGIQPGLKNLTDHFLEEWFWRPAAIVSYSAGRFSGARAATAWHGTLSEMGMVVVSSTIGVGPIAQTLSEDGEPIGEGGKALERSFPRFADDLLWWIEAAKAQRARKPPPY from the coding sequence ATGAGCAGTCGCATTCTCGTCCTCTACGGGTCCTACCGTTCCGACCGCATGGGCGTCCGCCTTGCGAATTTCGTCATCAATGGTCTGCGCAGTCGCGGCGAGGACGTCGAATTCATCGACGCCAAGGCGATCGGCCTGCCGATGCTCGATCGCATGTACAAGGAACATCCCAAGGGCTCTGCGCCCGAGGCGCTGGAGAAGCTGGCCGGACAGATCCGCGGCGCCGATGGTTTTGTCTTTGTCACCGGCGAATATAATTGGGGCATCCAGCCCGGCCTGAAGAATCTCACCGACCATTTCCTCGAAGAGTGGTTCTGGCGTCCGGCCGCGATCGTGAGCTACTCCGCCGGCCGATTCTCGGGGGCGCGCGCCGCGACCGCCTGGCACGGCACGCTGTCGGAGATGGGCATGGTGGTGGTGTCGAGCACCATCGGCGTCGGCCCGATCGCGCAGACCCTGTCCGAGGACGGCGAGCCGATCGGCGAGGGCGGCAAGGCACTCGAACGCTCGTTCCCGCGCTTCGCCGACGACTTGCTCTGGTGGATCGAGGCCGCCAAGGCGCAGCGCGCGCGCAAGCCGCCACCTTACTAG
- a CDS encoding AraC family transcriptional regulator, producing the protein MNSIDDFPGAALKTFRFSDVDEFRNAIRGLNFEFTPFVRKISAEQTILSLPSCDVNFTHAFPRVVDGQLVENCTAIGFTMDDLNVPIRFNGSQRARPVVVIGNGGAAYTTIEEVQRQIASVVFRPEVRDRGWPHTLSNFKIFETSAVSLHRLRSVVREVLAEASDPLKAAELSLKGAAMKESLLGAVDGAFESVVAARWTLRPNDGRNFRIFQDIRALLSDDLSQPIYSEEIARKLGLSVRTLHDVVRRYRGMSLHRYLRLRRLWLVRRRLLAGADSVKAVALAFGFWHLSDFSRSYRDQFGETPSQTLDRGRGR; encoded by the coding sequence ATGAACAGCATCGATGACTTCCCGGGGGCGGCACTCAAGACATTTCGCTTTTCAGATGTCGACGAATTTCGAAACGCCATACGCGGGCTGAATTTCGAATTCACGCCTTTCGTACGGAAGATTTCGGCTGAGCAGACGATCCTGTCGTTGCCCAGCTGCGATGTGAATTTCACGCACGCGTTTCCGCGGGTGGTCGACGGACAGCTCGTCGAGAACTGCACGGCCATCGGCTTCACGATGGATGACCTCAACGTCCCCATTCGCTTCAACGGCTCGCAACGTGCGCGACCGGTGGTGGTCATTGGCAATGGCGGCGCGGCCTACACCACCATCGAGGAGGTGCAGCGGCAAATCGCCTCAGTGGTTTTTAGGCCGGAGGTGAGGGATCGCGGTTGGCCGCACACGCTCTCCAACTTCAAGATTTTTGAAACCTCTGCGGTCAGCTTGCACCGGCTGCGCAGCGTGGTTCGTGAGGTGCTGGCCGAGGCGTCCGACCCGCTCAAGGCAGCGGAGCTTTCATTGAAGGGCGCGGCGATGAAGGAGTCTCTGCTCGGCGCCGTAGACGGCGCCTTCGAGAGCGTCGTCGCCGCCCGCTGGACGCTGCGCCCCAACGACGGACGGAATTTCAGGATATTCCAGGATATCCGTGCGCTGCTCTCTGACGACCTGTCGCAGCCGATCTACAGCGAGGAGATCGCGCGCAAGCTCGGACTGTCCGTTCGCACCCTGCACGACGTCGTCCGCCGCTACCGCGGCATGAGCCTGCATCGTTACCTGCGTCTGCGCCGGCTTTGGCTGGTGCGCCGGCGGCTTCTTGCCGGCGCTGACAGCGTCAAGGCAGTCGCACTGGCGTTTGGCTTCTGGCACCTCAGCGATTTTTCCAGAAGCTATCGCGACCAGTTCGGAGAGACGCCGTCGCAAACGCTGGACCGTGGACGCGGGCGATAG